The Candidatus Nanosynbacter sp. HMT-352 region GAAAAAGGCTTCGGTAAACGTACAAAGGTGTCGAATTTCCCAAGTCATAAACGTGGCGGAGTTGGTATAAAAGCCGCAGTTGTAACTGCAAAAACTGGTCCGATTATCTCTGTGCAGACTATCGACCCAGAAATAACAGAGGCGTTATTGGTTTCTCAGAATGGTCAAACTATCCGCCTGGGCTTGAGCGATATTAAGCTACTCGGAAGGACAACTCAGGGCGTGACGATTATGCGTCTATCTGACGGCGACGCTGTTTCGTCAATCGGCTTGATGGCGGATCGTCCGCAGGATGAGGGTAATTAATAAATGAAAGTCTTGATAGTCCCAGTAATTGCATGGGCGATATCCCAAGGGTTGAAGCAAGTGTTTCATCTCATGGGGCGTAATCGTCGAGTATTTAGCGGTGATACAAACCCAAAAATACTTCTATCCGGAGGTATGCCAAGCGCTCATAGTGCGATTGTTGTGTCGCTGGCGGTATTTCTGGGGCTACAAGATGGCTGGGATAGTTCTGTATTTGGACTAGCTACTTGGCTGGCTATTATAGTAATGTATGATGCCATGATGGTTCGCTATTCGTCTGGAATGCAGGGCGAAACACTTAATAAGTTGATCTCAGAGCAGGGTAGCAAGTTGAAAAAGCTTCGCGTTGCTCATGGTCACACCCCTGTAGAAGTGGCTGCTGGAGCAGCTATTGGTGCGGTTGTGGCTGCCGTTGTATTTTTCGCAACAAAATAATTGTAAAAATCTATTGACCTAGGCAATTATATACTGTAAGATTAGTAACAAGTCTGGTTGCTGGAGTGCGAGTTAAGCAACGGTTTACAATCTGTAAAGCGAGGTAAATCATACTTCAGTCTGACTTAAGATGAACTTTAACAATTTGATTGTGCAATATCATCGTCAGTTTATATTTTTGTAGAGCCTTAATACTTTGATACAAAGTAGATTTTAACGGAGAGTTTGATCCTGGCTCAGGATGAATGCTGGCGGCGTGCCTAACACATGCAAGTCGAGCGGCAGCGAGTTTTACACTGAATTCTGGAAGCTTCTGGGTAATGTAGAAGATTTATTCAAGAATTTTGTGTAAAATGTCGGCGAGCGGCGGACGGCTGAGTAACGCGTAGGAATTTGCCCCAAAGTGAGGAATAACTGCCCGAAAGGGTAGCTAATGCCGCATATGGTCTTCGGATTAAAGCCTTCGGGCGCTTTGGGAGAAGCCTGCGTTGGATTAGGTAGTTGGTAGGGTAATGGCCTACCAAGCCGACGATCCATAGCTGGTCTGAGAGGATGATCAGCCAGACTGGAACTGAGACACGGTCCAGACTCCTACGGGAGGCAGCAGTGAGGAATCTTCCACAATGGGCGAAAGCCTGATGGAGCAACGCCGCGTGAAGGATGAAGGCCTTCGGGTTGTAAACTTCTTTTATGAGTGAAGAATATGACGGTAACTCATGAATAAGCACCGGCTAACTACGTGCCAGCAGCCGCGGTCATACGTAGGGTGCAAGCATTATCCGGAGTGACTGGGCGTAAAGAGTTGCGTAGGCGGTTTAATAAGTGAATAGTGAAACCTGGTGGCTCAACCATACAGACTATTATTCAAACTGTTAAACTCGAGAATGGTAGAGGTAACTGGAATTTCTAGTGTAGGAGTGAAATCCGTAGATATTAGAAGGAACACCGATGGCGTAGGCAGGTTACTGGGCCATTTCTGACGCTAAGGCACGAAAGCGTGGGGAGCGAACCGGATTAGATACCCGGGTAGTCCACGCCGTAAACGATGGATACTAGCTGTTGGAGGTATCGACCCCTTCAGTAGCGAAGCTAACGCGTTAAGTATCCCGCCTGTGGAGTACGGCCGCAAGGCTAAAACATAAAGGAATTGACGGGGACCCGCACAAGCGGTGGATTATGTTCTTTAATTCGATGATAACCGAA contains the following coding sequences:
- a CDS encoding divergent PAP2 family protein: MKVLIVPVIAWAISQGLKQVFHLMGRNRRVFSGDTNPKILLSGGMPSAHSAIVVSLAVFLGLQDGWDSSVFGLATWLAIIVMYDAMMVRYSSGMQGETLNKLISEQGSKLKKLRVAHGHTPVEVAAGAAIGAVVAAVVFFATK